ACAATTAATAAAGCCTGATACATTATATTTTCGTTCTCTTTTTTGCTATAAATGATAAGAAATTCGGTTCTAGGGACGGAATAATAGCGAAAGCCTTATCACTTCGCAAGCGGTTTTCTGCCTAGAATTCTTAACTGTTGTTATTTTAAGCAAAATTTTTCATTTTCCTACCGCACTTTTGCCTTAGTTTTACTCTTACTGCTATGTGGCACGTTTGAATTTACTCGGCTTAGTTGACGCAATGCTTGAAAATCCACATAGTTAAGTAAATTCGGCAACATGGTTAATAGCATATTCATAAAGTCCTGATAACTCGCTTGTTTTTGGCTAATACTAGTCAGTTGCGATTCCCAATGTGCGGTCATATCTGGTTGCGTTGCTATTTCGGGTAAGGCTTGAATAAGCACCCTGCCCGCCTCTGTACTATGGATATTTCTGCCCTTTTTATATAAAAAGCCTCGCTTGAATAATAACTCAATAATACCCGCTCGCGTTGCCTCAGTGCCTAATCCGTCTGTTTCACGCAAAATTTTTTTCAAGGCTTTATCCTGCACAAAACGAGCGATACCTGTCATTGCTGATAACAAAGTGGCATCAGTAAAGGGTTTAGGGGGCTGTGTTTTTTTACTGATAATTTCCCCTTTTAGACAATGTAAAATATCGCCTTTTTTCACTTCAGGTAAGGGCGGATCTGCTTGCTGATCTTCATCTTCTTTCCCCAAAAGTTGTTTCCAACCCGCAATTTGTAAATTGCGAGCTTGGGCAATAAAAGTTCCCCCTGCAATATTCAGTGTAATACGGCTTTTACGATATTCGGCATCAGGGCAAAATTGTAATAAATATTGGCGAGCAATAAGCTGATAAATTTGCATTTCTCGTGGATTTAGCGACACTTGGCGATGATTTGCCGTTGGAATAATGGCATGGTGTGCCTCTACTTTTTTATCATTCCAACAACGATTTTTTTGTGCAAGATCCACCACTTCAGGTAATTGTTGGTATTCCCTTACACGAGAAGAAATCGCCTTTGTTACCGCCTGTCGTTCAGCAAAATGTTCTTGGGGCAAGTAACGACAATCAGAACGAGGATAGGTAATTAATTTATGGGTTTCATATAAACGCTGACAAATATCTAACACCTCTTGAGCGGATAAGCCAAACCCTTTTGCCGCATCAATTTGCAAAGCGGAAAGGGAATAAGGCAAGGGGGCGGTTTCTTTTTCTCGTTTATCACTATAATCGGTTACTTCCGCTGGCTGATTGGTAATACGTTTTACCACATTTTCCGCTAATGGACGTGATAACACACGCCCTTCTTCATCTTGATAATCCTCACAGGCTTTGCTCGGTTGCCATAATGCCGTAAAAGAAAAGGCTTGATTTTGTTCATCTTGCGTTGGCGAGGGTTGAATATGGGCTAATACTTCAAAAAAATCTTTAGGCTGAAAATGTTCAATATCAAGATCTCTACGCACAATAAGCCCTAAAACAGGCGTTTGTACACGCCCAACAGAAAGCACGCCCTTATAGCCCGTTTGTTGCCCACGAATAGTAAAGGCTCTTGTCATATTAATGCCATATAGCCAATCGGCTCTTGAGCGAGCAAGGGCGGAAGTGGCTAATGGCACAAAGTTTTGATTAGGTTGTAATTTTTCAATCGCCTTTGCCACCGCACTGGGATTAAGATCGCTGATTAAACAACGTTTTATTTTGGCACGTTTTTCACTGGGTAATTTCACATAGCTAAAAATTTCATCAATTAATAATTGCCCTTCTCGATCAGGGTCGCCCGCATTAACGATTTCATCAGCTTGTTGGATCAGTTTTGTAACAATTTTCAGTTGTTTAGCGGTATTTTTTTTCGCGACTAATTGCCATTGTTCAGGCACAATGGGTAAATGCTCCAAACGCCATTGTTTAAACAAAGGATTATAAGCATCAGGTTCAGCTTGCTCTAATAAATGCCCGATACACCAAGTAACATAATCTTGCTCACCACATTTAATAAAGCCCTCACCACGCTGATGGGGTTTGGGTAAAACCTCGGCAATCGCTCGCCCTAAACTGGGTTTTTCTGCTATAAATAATCGCATAATTTTTATTGTTGAGTTAAAAAGGATTTACCACCTAATTGGTTCATTTGTTGTAAAATCCATGCTTGGCGGCGTAATACATAAGCACTTGGACGATTAACCTGATAAATAATCGGATTGGGTAAAACCGCAGCAAGCAACGCCGCTTCTTGTTGATTTAATTGTTTCGCTGATTTGTTAAAATAATGCTGACTTGCTGCTTCTACCCCAAAAATGCCTTCGCCAAATTCGGCAATATTAAGATAGACTTCTAAAATACGCTGTTTTGACCATAGGCTTTCTAATACTAAAGTTGTCGGCACTTCTAATCCTTTCCGCAGCCAGCTTTGCCCATGCCATAAATATAAATTTTTGGCGGTTTGTTGCGAAAGACTAGAACCACCACGCAAACGCATTGAATTTTGATTATTTTTTACCGCACTTTTTATCGCTTGCCAATCAAAACCATAATGATCAAAAAACTTTTGATCTTCTGCGGCGATTACCGCTAATTGCATCTGCCAGGCAATGTTATCCAAACTTACCCATTGATAATCTAATTTAGTGGTAAAGTCGCCCTGTACCCAAGCCATAATTTTTTGCTGTGCCATATAAGCGGAAAAAGGAACGGGCATAAAGCGAAATAATAGCGTAATGCCTACAAAGAATAATAGGCTATATCCGATAATACGGCATAGCCATTTTTTTACTTTGCTATAGACAGTATTTTTCCGTTTATTCTTTTTGCTCATTGAGTTGTTGTTTAATCCATTGAATAAATTCAGGTGGCATGGTTTTGATCATATTAGATCCCCTTGTAATGGTTGCCGC
Above is a window of Volucribacter amazonae DNA encoding:
- the mtgA gene encoding monofunctional biosynthetic peptidoglycan transglycosylase; its protein translation is MSKKNKRKNTVYSKVKKWLCRIIGYSLLFFVGITLLFRFMPVPFSAYMAQQKIMAWVQGDFTTKLDYQWVSLDNIAWQMQLAVIAAEDQKFFDHYGFDWQAIKSAVKNNQNSMRLRGGSSLSQQTAKNLYLWHGQSWLRKGLEVPTTLVLESLWSKQRILEVYLNIAEFGEGIFGVEAASQHYFNKSAKQLNQQEAALLAAVLPNPIIYQVNRPSAYVLRRQAWILQQMNQLGGKSFLTQQ
- a CDS encoding DNA topoisomerase III — encoded protein: MRLFIAEKPSLGRAIAEVLPKPHQRGEGFIKCGEQDYVTWCIGHLLEQAEPDAYNPLFKQWRLEHLPIVPEQWQLVAKKNTAKQLKIVTKLIQQADEIVNAGDPDREGQLLIDEIFSYVKLPSEKRAKIKRCLISDLNPSAVAKAIEKLQPNQNFVPLATSALARSRADWLYGINMTRAFTIRGQQTGYKGVLSVGRVQTPVLGLIVRRDLDIEHFQPKDFFEVLAHIQPSPTQDEQNQAFSFTALWQPSKACEDYQDEEGRVLSRPLAENVVKRITNQPAEVTDYSDKREKETAPLPYSLSALQIDAAKGFGLSAQEVLDICQRLYETHKLITYPRSDCRYLPQEHFAERQAVTKAISSRVREYQQLPEVVDLAQKNRCWNDKKVEAHHAIIPTANHRQVSLNPREMQIYQLIARQYLLQFCPDAEYRKSRITLNIAGGTFIAQARNLQIAGWKQLLGKEDEDQQADPPLPEVKKGDILHCLKGEIISKKTQPPKPFTDATLLSAMTGIARFVQDKALKKILRETDGLGTEATRAGIIELLFKRGFLYKKGRNIHSTEAGRVLIQALPEIATQPDMTAHWESQLTSISQKQASYQDFMNMLLTMLPNLLNYVDFQALRQLSRVNSNVPHSSKSKTKAKVR